A stretch of DNA from Ricinus communis isolate WT05 ecotype wild-type chromosome 4, ASM1957865v1, whole genome shotgun sequence:
TCACTTCACCCCGTGTTTTTGCTCCATTAAGGACTTTACTTTTGGCTTgtaaatctttcttttttcttttaagtttattattgCTTTAAGGAATGCAGCAATTGTTTTTCTAAAAGGACCCTTTTGTGATTGATCCATTGCAgctattatttatattaactcAATTACAGTAGAAAGGTAATGTGACACAACCCTTTTATTAAAACATTCAAACTCACtgtcaattcttttttttttcttttcgctTTCCTACTagagttaatatttttactctTACTAATAAGTAAGagtaaaattaagaaaagaataattaatacctagaaaaagaaaatattttataacgGAAAGGGTAGATGCAAAGTAAAGAAGAAAGTCGTAAGAATAAAAGCCAAAACAATTCCAAATTTAGAGAATCCATTCTCAAGTTAATAGCAAAGACAATATATCTCTAAATCCACAAAATCAAAACAAGCCAAAAACCATTCTCACCGAAACCATCTCTTCTTACCTCACtaagattaaaagaaacatcAAGATTTAACCCCTAAAGGAAACACATAAAGCAGGCAGCGTCAGATGAATCAATTGCATCCTCCCTTTACTCAAGAGAACTATCTTTTATGGTTTCAGATTCGATGGGAGAGTGGAGACGAAAGGTGCAAAAACAACACTCGACCAACTAGAATTACAACTAAGGATCCGTTTGGTTCAAAGTTTGGGAATGAGAATGTGGGTAGGAATAGAAATGAGAACGGAGAAGAATGAGAATGTGAATGATTATACTATTGATGGGTAATCTCATTCcaattatagagttatttCTAATGAACCAAATACCCACAATGGAAATCACTCATTTGCATTCCCATGCCACCTCTACTTTCTCTCAAAACCAAACGGTGTGGGAAGAAAATTGGGTGGTGGAGGCGAAAGGTGCAAAATCAGCACCGGCAATGCAATGGATCTGTGGTTTTCCTGAAGCCTTGCAGAAAGGCTGTAACTGTGCCCTTACATATGCCTCAATATCGGTACAACAAGTCATGCTTTCAATGGTAAGCTCCTCGAGCAGAGGGGAATTGGCCAGTACGAATTGACTAAACTTTATCTCAGGATTATTTTTACCAAAACATGTTCTTCTATCGAGACATGCTCTTATGCTCATCTTACGGAGTTGGTTCATCAAAGAGCAGCCCGAggtttcatcttcttcttcccaaAACTTGGATACAGACTGCAAGTTATACACTTTTTCGCAGCAACAGGCCTGCACAAGAAAATAAGTCTGGCTTTAGCCATTTTATACAAAGGCAATGTACAGAACAACCGAGAATCACCCCGATGCTACTTAGTATGTACTCCCGTTTAAGCTGAGCGCGTGCAGGCTAGGGGAGCTTTTAATCAAGGAAAGGAGAGGTGAGATCTCCTCCACTCCTCTAAAACATACATCACCTAGTTTGAGGATCTTTAGATGACTGCTACAAGATGCTAAAACTTGCATCAACCCACTGCTTGCAGTCAAGGACTTgaagcataaaaaaaaaaaacacaaaacaaaatCAGTGCCATGGATTTCTAGACACTGCACCAAGACCACTCCAAAATGAAAACCAAGGAAAAGTTTGTAGATTTTATGTACCTCATTAGAAACCCATTGAAAGTGAAGCTCCTCAAGTGCAGGTGGCAGATCAGAAATGGAGAATGTATTACCTGTCATTTTCCTCGTGTAGCTGCAGTAGGGTCTCTGTGTATCTAAATTGATTGACAACACTGCAAGACGAGGAGTATCGAAACAAATAGAAGTTAATTCTCCTTCAAAGCTAAAGTACTTGAGGTTAGGGACTTCGACTTTCAGAGCACCATCAAAATACAAGCCCTTTGCTGTTATTTTTTCCAGGAGTGGGCTGCTGGCCATTATCCCTTCAAATGCAGGCCTCGTTATTGCAATTGTTCTTAGCTCAAGTGTAGTAAGATTCTGAAATCCTTTAAATGAGCATGGGGGATCGGTTAGTATAAAACCACGAAGCTTTAAATGCGTCAGCTGTTGACAGGAATACAAGTTACAGGACAGCGGAGTCTGCATCATAGTCTCCAAGGTCAAGTCTTGAATACAACTTTTTCGTAGTCTGTAAATCCATGCTTGTAAAGCAAGATTTTGGTCAACAGTATCCACAAAGGCAGAAAATTTTCGGATTGCCCCTTCATGTTGATAAAGAATGTAATGTATAACAGACTCCAATTCCGGCAGGGTTTGAGGTGGATTGTCGACTGTGATAACAGGAATTGTATGCCATTTTTCCTTCCAATTCTTTGATAATATGCTTGTCCTTACAGCTTCCTTGATTGTCAAGTTTGATAAAACTTTGTCTATCACATCCTGTGGAAGTTCACTGATTCTATCTGATTCTGAATTTGAACAATGTTTCTTCATCGTTGCGTCAAGCTTCCTGTTGTCTACATCAGGCATCCTCTTTGCCATGATAATTATTCTGAAACGACAccaaatcaatataaatatcatgTACTTTCCCTTTCTAATTCATCGGagaaattaacataaaaagttTCATGGTATATATCAATCATAATATCACAACAAATCAGAGAAcaagatataattaataatcaaaacaatATTGCAGACCACAACAAAAAATCTTGAGCCATCACAAACAAAATTCAAGAGAGAACCGACTACATTCAAGctattttaataacaaaattaattcagAGTTTTTGaacgaaaaagaaaatcaatattattattatcaaattctagtatttcattattatagcttaattatatgcatgcatattatcaatattcacataaaagagaaatctcTCTCTTAACTAATATATAAGGAAGGAACAATGACTATCTTTATGATAGTGGTTAATTtcgaaaaattaaatagtaaaacaGAAAAAACTCTGGTTGATAAAATGCCTCTGTCTTCAACATTAATTTATACCGGTGGCGGCGGTGGCAACCGCGATATAGTGTTTTTTTTATAGTGACGGGGTGAAAAAAATCTGTACTAGCTTATACTTTATACCCACATTAGAGTTTGAGTTTGAGTTAACTtcatatttgaaaattctacaGTTTCAcattttgttttaaacatCCAATATGATTATACTACTAATTACAAtggattttattaaaataacataagataattttaaatatgtatacattcttaaaatttatgaaaaaatagtataatttgtaaaagaaaaattgtcaatatttataacttaataataaatttcataattacgAAACAATTTAGtactttataaatttatcaattttttcataaattattatattttttaaaaataataactttttatgatattattattttatcataaataGTATTACTTACAAGATTTAGTATAATTtgcaaaaataatatgtaGAGGATTGTCATTTTTTGTAGTTAagcaataaatattatgattataaaaataatttaatattactcgtaaatttaccaatttttttataaattattaaattttacaaaagtaATCATTCATTTAATAGTTATACAaacttaatataatttatgaaaaatataaaaggaattattatttttcataatttagtaataaattttacaattataaaaaattcagtatttttcattaatttaccaattttctcataaattattaagttttttaatttgtacTTTCACAAATAgtaattcttataaaaaattagtataatttgtgAAAATATATGAAGAGAATTGtcaattttcataatttaacaaaaaatttgcaattacaagaaaatttaatattttttataaatttatcaatttcttcttAAGTTTcgaaattttacaaaaataattatatttttataatatcattcataattttgtatataatttagtgaaaataaaattataaaagaatttcatattgtcaatcatttttatatataaattttaatggataaaatttaatatatttatacatgtagagtgtttaaaacaaaataactataaaatcaccttcatgtttttattttatatgaatttttctaATCAGTGCCCTGATagcattaattaataataataatatatatatattgtaattacttaagagataaatatgtaatcagttattttatttattgttttattttcagataAACGTATtagcttttatatatatatatatatataatggtAATATTGTATACTAATTAATGATACATTTGATtcttttaaggaaaaataatctGAAATTATTATGGGgctaaagaaatagaaattacaAATGGCAGCGGCATGCGGCACCGATCGAAACAAGCAGAAGGTTTCCGTGAGAAAAGAGCCCCGGAAGCAGCCTGATGAGCTGCAGAATTATAATCACGTCCGATGCAATTAGGGAAACAGATTCCTAAAGGAGATAGAAAAGTAGCTTTCGGTTTCGTGTTCACAACATCAACCGCATTAGAGCAGAATGCACAATTGATGAACGCCCATTGCAGCAGAAGCAGAAAGTACAGCAGGAACCACCAGGCATAGTATTGGTATTTTGCACCAACAAAATCGTGTTTcttcatttaaataaaaattaattttcttcttgaaaAGACACCAACAAAATTGTAAACGATCTGGGTGGAGGATAAGATTAACAAGAACATAACaggtaaaataagaaaaaacaaagcaAAACTTTCTATGTAAACATATAAACAGAGTCATTTTTATGGCGCTCTTAGTCTTCCAAAGACATTACTATTTTATACttcttaatataatttcttgtaaatctgcaaaaattatttaaatttaacgTTAAAATATAgctttctaaaataaaataacataataatagAAGTATTACTACTTTCagttgttaaaagaaaaagtttaaatttgcAGTGTCATAAATCACAGTATTTCAAGCAAACAACTTTCAGAGTCAACTCTCTTTTCACgagttgatttttttatttgttagatTCTAATATATTTCTCATCGAGaagaaaactttaaaaattggatttaaattaatttttcaatatatacatttaatttcatcatctgtttcttttacttgttgttttatcttttataagtgcctaattaattgatgaataatattattatcgtaaaaagataattaaaaaatgattaaacaataattatgGAAGGTGCCCTTTAAAACAGAAAACTCGGTGAGAAATAGgagaaaggaaggaaagaGGTTAATGCATAAAATTTTCCATGAAGAGTTAACAGATTAACTTAGAACTACTGAATCAACAGGATGAATTTCAAATTCTCACAAGACTCGGTTTAAGATTTTCCTGTGCGATTCCTTATCTGAAAAACTCAACTGGAATGCAAGcttgtgaaaaagaaaaagaaacaatgtAGCTGCatttatttttgctattaATGTAAACCATGTTGATTATAGAACATCACACAGCTGATTTATAGTACTACTAAGAAAAATTTGCCTCCGAGTtgcagaaaagaagaaaggctCTTTGCCCTTCAATACTTGTCAAACAAAATTTACTCTCATCAATCCATTTCACTTTGCCGGGCAGAAGGGCAGCAGCACATTATACTTTGTCGGAGGATCCTAAAGAGAGTGAAataattctaaagatgaaggAACAAGAATCTGAACCCATTGAAACCTATTCTATGCTAGAAAATTCGCCGGAACATGCTAAATCCTATAACACCAATAGACAAAACTAGAGCGATTTTTGTGATATCAGAATCAGCAATCATGCTTCTCCTGTTTGTTCTTACTTGCCGAGACCTCTCTCCTGCATTTTCGCGAAGGAGATTATTTAACGTATCCAACTGATGCATCACTTGTCGTTGTCCCCTCATAATGCCAGTTATCTGCATCACACAAAATGTTAAAGTTCATAAACCACCCAGGAAGGAGAATGAATGAAGCAACCGTCGACCactaaatatacataaaaatccAGCCGATGATGGAGTCTCAAAGGCTAGAGTGTCTTAACTTTTCTCTTTGGTTTATTTACTGATTAGTAaacctctttttttcttttttgttctttttttttttttcttagggGCTTTACGTGTGTTTTGCGCAAAATTGAGTTAGTTCTTTAAACTGCAAGTCccacaaaaaaaagaaagtaaaggTCAAATTACTTGATGCCCTTTAACAATATAAAGACTACAGTATTATTTATAAGTCAACACCAGAAGTCTAGTAGCACCTTAATCTAATATGCAACATTGGAGAACTTTATTCCCACATCTTGACTTGGCGACATATAACTTATACCATagtgaattaataaaaatatatagatattaaaaaaaaatgacaattCACAGGGTCCAGTTTTGCTACCTCCTCCAGCAAAGGTGATTCCTTGGCCAATTGGGTGGAAGACGAGGAATTAGATAATTTTGGTCCAGTCAAGGAACCGTTGCTCAAACCGGAGAGGAAGTAAGAAGTGGGAGCAGTGCCGTTACATGCTTCAGCTTGAAGAGCCAAGTTCTGTTGGCTTGGAGAGCTTTTGTTGTTTAATTTGGAATTTAGCTCCTCCATCCGGTTCGTGAACTCATCCATTCTATCATTAAGCGAGGAGATCTGTTCTGATAGTTGAGTGAGCATTCCCTACGGACAAAAGGAATAAAGAAAACTGACGAAAGGAGATTgcaaatatagatatttaattgTACAGCTTCATTCCATCAAAATACAGTCAGAATAGTTTACAAAGAAAATTGTACTTGATACCTCGTTTGCTTGCACTGCTGATGAATCTgagtttctttcattatatcTTCTGTCGCTTGCAGCAAGTCCTGCAAGCTTGGACAAGTTCTTGTCCCTTTGACTTGAATATGAATGCGACATACCACTGCTTGATGTCAATAATGACCAAATATATTAGATAAAGGAAAGGCAACGTAACAATAAACAAAGTCGCATCGGTGGCTTGCACCTTTTGAGGTTCTTGTTTCTCATTGCTACCCTGTCAGCAGAGGCTCGCAAAAGTGCTTCTTTGGGGCTTGAAACTAAATCCTCATCCAGGCTGAGTTTTGTCTTTAAATCATCTGGTAAAGCCTGCAGAATTATCAGATCAGGACTACCTAAGCAAGATAAGCCATCAAAAGTATCGGATGTTTCATACCATAACTTCATTTACAAGCTTTTCCAGTTGAATCTGTTCTATATAGGTACGTGGAACATATGAGCCCTCTAAACCTAGCTGCTCCGCAACACATCTCACAACCAACCGATCTCTTCCTTGCACCTTTTCAGAAAATAAGAATGCAAGATTTAAACAGCTTACATGACAAAATTACCAATTAGGTCTTTGGAAACAACAAAGCTCAATGACTATCAGTTCTGATCAAGCAATATAATGAAGAATCATAACATTTACAAGTGCTCTAGTAACTCCAGGTTAAATACCATAACTCTGCTTCAAAAACCGTAAAGAGAGCCTAAAGattaaattatcattcaacatTCTATtgaaaattgttattttatgcACTATAACCAACTAATAAGAAAACAAGTACATTAATCTTTGACTGAGGATAAGAAACATGAAAGAGGTGTTTTAAGCATTCATATTTCCTACACTGAGAAATTTCCTATTTGCAAGGAAGAATCACGTAAATGCCTACTTCTAAGTAGATGTAGGCACAGCAATCTTTAGTGTTACCTGGATATATTGACGATTTAGTTGTTCCAACCAATCAATTTTTACACACACTCTATCATTAAAGAATACATGGCTGCTTCTTTTAAGGATGGTTGCTATTGTATATCCTAGGGCCATCAACCCACCGAGAAGCCGCACGCTGACTTCAAAAGTGATCCTTGGCGATATAACAAATGGATTATCAGTGACCCATTCCTGAAATTAAGAATAACCATAGATAATAGTATGTAAAGAATGATACATAAAATGCATTTCATATGAAAACAAATAACCCAAATTCCAAAGTGCCATAGAAAATATACAATGTGAccctaaatatttttagtaggATATGCATATCAATATAAAGCAGAAACATCATTTCTAAGGAAAACCAGCAAAGAAACACCAATGACATAGAGGAAGAAAGCTGACTATATCCTAGTTTTGCACAGTTCAGCAATACATATAGTATCTCCTCTCCAACATGCTATGCAAAATTACGTCTCATAAAAATATGCTTCCACTTATCAACGCCTGCAGATTACTCAAGTCTGCCAAAactataattagaaaaataagaaactaaATTCTAAAGGGCAAACCTCAAACATAAGATTGTATTTTCCATCTTTATTCCTCATTCTCAGATATGACTGGCAAGATTCTGGATCTTCACCAGGTGgtaaaagatatatatcaTAAGTCTGCTCTGTTGCCTCTGTATGCTCTTCAGAAAGAACAGCCTTGATCTGATCCACTTTCACTTTCTTTGCTGACTACAACAGACACAAGTACTCAGAAATCAATATAGACAACATCATTTTTACCAAATAGCTACTAATTGGCAGAGTTAAGATTCTAAAACTCCTCTTTGAAAAGGAAATCTAGGAAGCGCACTAAACAGAATCAATATAAGTATaagaattacaaaataaaacagaataGACAAAACAGGAGAAAATCAAAGTGGAAATCAACCTTTAATATGTAAGTAGGACTCTGGAATCCAGAGAAAGGGTTGAATttgtttatgatttttatatgtGCTGTTTGAAGATCCGGCTCAATAAAAGCTTTATACATTGGATACACCTGTAATATAAGTTATGTTAAGTGCTTAAATAGCAGTATTATGCATGACTGGTTTTAAAGCAATTTTAAGGAATGccaaaatatataacaaaagcAAACCGTTTCAGATATCTGCTGGATAATTTCCTCTGGTGCTTGGCCAGCACGTTGGATGTCCCGTAAAACTCGTTTCACAAGATCAAAATGAACTCCTCCTGTTACTGATACTCGTAGGTCTAGCATAGGCCGCAGCTTTTCACTTAAAGCATAGATACCCTCAATAATCACTATGCGAGAAGTTGGGACTTCAAGTGTCCTATCACAATTAAAAGATTACCTTAGATTTGATGTAGATGCCAGATATGGAAAAGGAGAAGTCTATATGATCAGAACTTGATCACTTTAAAGACAAAAGGAATAAATGACTAATTTAAGATAcaacaatattaaaaagataataataataaaggaaGCACTAGCTAACCTATATCCAATGCGTGAGCTAGATTTGAAATCATAGATTGGAACCTCAACTGCTTTTCCTGACTTTAAATCTTGGACATTCTTCAGCAATGTGTCATAGTCAGTCAAGCGTGGATCTGTTTAAGAACCATAAACCAATCGCATAAAAAATGTTTTATCTCAATTTTAAACCATCTCATTATTCTGAAAAGAAGAATGGCTCAAAATTCTAAAACCTACAACAGTATTTAAGAACTATAAccataattagataaaatcaTCTTTTGATATGGACTGAAAACTACTAGACTGCAAGCTTTTGTAGAAGTTTCATAAAATTCTAACCAAGATGAAAATTTCAATGAGGCAGCAGCAATTCTTCCAGTCCATGAGATGATGCttaaaaggaaagaaacaaGGATAAAGCttcatttctttctcattGTTAGGATAAGAGATACATCACTTATCCAATGCAGATAACAGTTAAAAccatatttatattaagaattaaacaAAAGTCTCCCCAGTCTCAAAGTTTCTATAGATCAAGTCTAGTCCCTCTGAGATCTCTGTGCTCCAACAACCTCATTAACCAGCAAACCAACTGACTAGTAATTCCCAAGAATACAAAAGCACTGTATAACAATTAACCCTCAATCATACTCGGGGCAATGCTTTCTCCTACCCAGCCAATTGTCAATTGAGAGTGAGAACCCATACACTGCCCTCAACTTAATACACATATCAGCAGAGTTATCAAACAGATTAAACAAACATCTCGTGGACCTGTCTAAAAAATTGGTAAAGACAGGTCTTTTATATGTGATATTTACTCAGAACTGCTCAAAAGAATACTATTTGTAAATGCAAAGGCCAACAAGTTCAAAGATAAATCACCGTCAAAGTTGCCGTCTACAATTCTGCTAGAATCATTGTAGTTGTCCATTGAAATAACAGCAACACTGGGAATGAAATGGAGTACCTTCTCTGTGAAAACAGTCTTCCCAGCCCCTGAAGGACCTGCTAAACCTACCAGGATAATCCCATCATTCTTTTGGGCCAACAATTGGCATGCacgaataaataaaaaaaagccTTTCTCAAAGGTGTAAGTCTGTTGGATTGGAACAATCTCATAGCGGTCACAGTCCTTTCTCTTAACCAATCTCACTTGGTCTTTTAAGAGGCCCTGCTTTTTCTGGTGCAATTCAATGCCAGACATACCTTGGGCCATTAGAAGATAATGCTGGCTTCCTCTGactgaaaggaaaaaaacaaTAACCAAAGtcaatattgtcaaatataagAGGGGGGGGAGGGggggagagaaagagagatgaTAACGACAGAGagaaagtgaaaaataaaatatacataacaATAAGAAATTCAATCCACCAAAATATAGCAGGgggaaaaattaaagtataacTACAATATGATTAAAATAGCACAACTAAAGGGTGtagaaatagtaaaataagATGAGAGGCTTAAATGAATAGCAGCAATACAAgtaaaagattttctttaacAAAACCAATGTGCTGAAGTTCTTGATAAAATAACAAGCATCAATCAGAAGATGGCTAAAATGATTAGTTTCTTTATGCTTAGTGATCATCCAAATGAACACCGCAATAATCACAATTTGGAAACAAAAGATCATTATACAATACCCGATTGCCCAATGCCATGATATACATAATGCAACAAAATGATCCCATGTTTGGAAGAAATAAAAACCTCCAAAGCAGTCCAGATTATATATTAGTTgcaaaaatacttttaatccaTGCTTCAGAGCAAACACTAGTCAATTACTCATGGGTCTTACAGCTCAATTATTGGTATATATTGTAGCCAGCTGAATTCTAagcttttcaaaattttcatttcCTACCACAATATTTAACCATCTTATGTGTGGATACAGAAGTAACAGTTGCATGAAGAGAACAAAAGGAGAAACTGAAagagaatatttaaaattgcCATGCTCATTCTGAATATAAGTTAACATAGTCACATTAATTCATACAAATAAAACCGAAAGCATCACAAACCCTGATTCGCCAATTAACATACATAATTTTAGTTTCAAACTGCAATGCCAGATTACAAGACTAGAACATATAATTGCCACATTTAGCAGTGCAGCAAGtacttaaaaagaagaaaaggttccaaaagaagcaaaaggaAAGGTTACTTCAACTTAAGTAAGCTAATGTAAATTAACTAacttatgatttaaatactCTAAAATATTACCCTTACCAACTTGATTAtgacaaaaacaagaaaaaattgaTCCAAAACATCCACCATTGTAGAAGCCAAAAACATCacaacaaaatttaaataacaaacaaaacacacacacacatacagcctcaaaattcttattaatGCAGAAAACAAATCTCCACAGGCCAAACCACATAAAACAAGGCGAGGTAAAACCTCAGTTACATCAACTTGTACAGACACccccaagaaaagaaaattccaTAGCAACCGCTTTTATCAAAACACAGAATCAAATGATCAGAACAAGGAATACGCAGATACCAAAATGGCAAAACAAACAATACCCAGAAGGCAAATATGGATCAAAATCAGCAAAACAAATTATAACGGTGACAACACTAACCGAAtccaaaacaaaacaaaacaaaaagtgAGTTGttcagtttaatttttaatgaacaATGAGTCGGTCAGTCACTCACAGAAGAGATTTTACTACTCCTTTAAGGTAGGTtctctcaataaaataataaagatatttCCCTTCTCAGTATAAAATAGGTatccgaatttttttttaatatcaatagAGTTTGTGTTCTAGAGAATCTGTAATTACACACAAACACGAGAAAGGCCCAGATgtatagaaagaaaaggagagagagagacaaagCGAAATAGAAACAGAGAGAGATGTGTATATATAGGgttctttaatattaatttatttaatttatttaattttcaagattttcgTGTTTACTTCACCACTGGTCAATgtctaattcttttattgttaCAGCAAGAGTGCGGTTTTCATGACTATGGGGATCATGGGTTCGTTCAGGATATAGATTTTGCTAGGGTTCacttatcaaaaaaataaaaaataaaaaaataaacaaaagccATTAATTGATtgacataaattttttaaaaagaaaagcctTCTGAAATTgaggttttatttttttttgttaatcaaGTTCATTATGATTAGATCTTggtatttattatgaaaatcaaCCTGCAACTGATATTTATTGCCTTGATGATGGCTTttaacaattatttattataaaggaCCAGTGTGTTTTTATTCATTTGGAGACATGTTTGATTGCTAATAAAGTCCCTTTTGTTATTGTAATGGGCAAaagcaatttaaaaataaaaacttttggctttttagaaatttaatccctttatttgttcattttgtttttaatctatttaatttaaaaattctattccCAGCtattattttcatcaattttttattttttatttattaatcgtCAGCTTCTTAttgttaaaagaataatttattatttttttaggtcATTGGTATATGATGTTATCTATTTAATGGAAGATCTTTCTTTctagtaaaaagaaaaacatttgctaatttttgtagaaatttaaaaaaaaaataatctaatacttcaataatatctaaaaacagTCATCGCATTATTATACTACCATGTATAGCAtgagtaatttaaaaaaattaaataaatttagtctattatattatttatagataaattaaattaaatattaatatataatattatttattaaatgttatatttatactgactgatttatttattactattaatcactcatagataaaaattaatctatataaatataataattaataaataatagtattgAATTCAAACAATATTTCATTGTGCCCTAATTTATTGATGATTCAAACAATGAGATACATGATAAATGGTTCAATCAAAACAACAATGAGATACATGTGTGATGTCTGTATTaatgattcaaaaaaaaagtttaattaatgTCACTCATCATGTAAtttgatttcatttttatcCTTTATTCTCATTAATCTCAATCATGATTTTGCTTAGCTAAATTTCTACctgattcttt
This window harbors:
- the LOC8264617 gene encoding inorganic pyrophosphatase TTM2, which codes for MAQGMSGIELHQKKQGLLKDQVRLVKRKDCDRYEIVPIQQTYTFEKGFFLFIRACQLLAQKNDGIILVGLAGPSGAGKTVFTEKVLHFIPSVAVISMDNYNDSSRIVDGNFDDPRLTDYDTLLKNVQDLKSGKAVEVPIYDFKSSSRIGYRTLEVPTSRIVIIEGIYALSEKLRPMLDLRVSVTGGVHFDLVKRVLRDIQRAGQAPEEIIQQISETVYPMYKAFIEPDLQTAHIKIINKFNPFSGFQSPTYILKSAKKVKVDQIKAVLSEEHTEATEQTYDIYLLPPGEDPESCQSYLRMRNKDGKYNLMFEEWVTDNPFVISPRITFEVSVRLLGGLMALGYTIATILKRSSHVFFNDRVCVKIDWLEQLNRQYIQVQGRDRLVVRCVAEQLGLEGSYVPRTYIEQIQLEKLVNEVMALPDDLKTKLSLDEDLVSSPKEALLRASADRVAMRNKNLKSGMSHSYSSQRDKNLSKLAGLAASDRRYNERNSDSSAVQANEGMLTQLSEQISSLNDRMDEFTNRMEELNSKLNNKSSPSQQNLALQAEACNGTAPTSYFLSGLSNGSLTGPKLSNSSSSTQLAKESPLLEEITGIMRGQRQVMHQLDTLNNLLRENAGERSRQVRTNRRSMIADSDITKIALVLSIGVIGFSMFRRIF
- the LOC8264616 gene encoding F-box/FBD/LRR-repeat protein At1g13570; this encodes MIFILIWCRFRIIIMAKRMPDVDNRKLDATMKKHCSNSESDRISELPQDVIDKVLSNLTIKEAVRTSILSKNWKEKWHTIPVITVDNPPQTLPELESVIHYILYQHEGAIRKFSAFVDTVDQNLALQAWIYRLRKSCIQDLTLETMMQTPLSCNLYSCQQLTHLKLRGFILTDPPCSFKGFQNLTTLELRTIAITRPAFEGIMASSPLLEKITAKGLYFDGALKVEVPNLKYFSFEGELTSICFDTPRLAVLSINLDTQRPYCSYTRKMTGNTFSISDLPPALEELHFQWVSNESLTASSGLMQVLASCSSHLKILKLGDACCCEKVYNLQSVSKFWEEEDETSGCSLMNQLRKMSIRACLDRRTCFGKNNPEIKFSQFVLANSPLLEELTIESMTCCTDIEAYVRAQLQPFCKASGKPQIHCIAGADFAPFASTTQFSSHTVWF